In Mycolicibacterium aubagnense, the DNA window ACTGGCGCAGCGGGAGTTCGGCACGCCCTTCCAGCTCGACACCGAATCACCCCTGCGGATCAGCCTGATTCGCACCGCGGCGGACCAGCACATCATGCTGCTCACCGCACACCACATCGCCTGGGACGACGCCTCCTGGCAGGTGTTCTTCAGCGACCTCACGCGGGCTTATGAGGGCGAGCAGTTGGCCGCGGTGATTCCGGCCCCGGTGCCGGCTGACGACCACACCGAGGCGTTGGAGTACTGGCGCTGCGTGCTCGCCGATCCGCCTGAGCCGCTGGAGCTTCCGGGCCCGCACGGCTCGCAGGTGCCCACCGTGTACCGCGCGCAGCGCGTCAGCCGCCGTCTCGATGCAGAGACCGTGGCCCGCGTTTCCGAGCTGGCCCGCCAGACCGGTGCCACGCCGTACACCGTGCTGCTGGCGGCCTTCGGCACCTTGCTGCACCGCTACACCCACGCCGACGACGTTCTCGTCGCGACCCCGGTCCTCAACCGCAGCGGCGGCACCGAAGACGCGTTGGGCTACTACGGCAACACCGTGGCGTTGCGGTTGCGCCCCGAATCGCGTGGGAGTTTCCGCGACTTCGTCACACAGGCCAAGGACACCACCCACGGCGCCTTCGCGCATCAGCAGATCAACCTCGACCGGGTGGTGCGCGAGCTCAACCCGGACCGCCGCCACGGCGTCGAGCGGCTGGCGCGGGTCTCGTTCGGCGCCCGCGAAGCTGACGGCCGAGGCTTCTGCCCGTCCGGCATCACCTGCCGCCGGGCTGAGTACCGCGGCCACCAGACGCAGCTGCCGCTGGGCTTCATGATCGAATTCGACGACGACGGTGCACTGGTCGAGGCCGAGTACCTGACCGAAATCCTCGACGCCACAGTGGCGGACCAGCTGTTGCGGCACTACGTGGTACTGCTGGAATCCGCGTTGGCCGATCCCAGCATGGCGCTGGCCGAGCTGAAACTGATGGATGACCGCGACGCAGATTGGCTGCGCCAGATGGCCACGGGCGAGCAGCTCAGCACACCGGACACGACCCTGGCCGCATTGATCGAGGCCCAGGCCGAGCGCACCCCGGACTCGGTCGCCGTGGCTTACGAGGGCCGGTACTACACCTACCGCGAACTCAACGCCGGGGCGAACCGGCTGGCGCACTGGCTGATCGGCCACGGCATCGGCACCGAGGACCGGGTCGCCGTACTGCTCGACAAGTCGCCTGAGCTCGTGATCACGGCGCTGGCCGTCGTCAAGGCCGGTGGCGTGTACCTGCCGGTCGATCCGACCTACCCGGAGGACCGGTTGGCCTTCATCCTGGGCGACTGCGACCCGAAACTCGTGATCCGCGAACCGATCACCGACCTGGCCGGCCAGCGGGACGACAACCCCACCGACGCCGACCGCGTGCGGCCGCTCACCGCGGGCAACACCGCCTACCTGATCTACACCTCGGGTTCGACCGGTCTGCCCAAGGGTGTTCCGGTGCCGCACCGACCGGTTGCCGAATACTTCGTGTGGTTCGTCGACGAGTACCAGATCGACGCCGACGAGCGGCTGCTACAGGTGGCGTCGCCCAGCTTCGACGTGTCCATCGCCGAGGTGTTCGGAATGCTCGCCTGCGGTGCGCGCCTGGTCATTCCGCGCCCGGGCGGTCTGAACGACATCGGGTATCTGACCGAGCTGCTGCGCACCGAGGGCATCACGTCCATGCACTTCGTGCCGTCACTGCTGGGCCTGTTCCTTTCGCTGCCCGGCGTCAACGAATGGCGCAGCCTCAAGCGGGTGCCGATCGGTGGTGAAGCACTGCCGGGTGAGATCGCCGACAAGTTCCACGCCACCTTCGACGCGCTGCTGCACAACTTCTACGGGCCGACCGAGACGGTCATCAACGCCAGCCGGTACCGCGTCGAGGGCAAGCAGGGCACGCGCATCGTGCCGATCGGCAAGCCGAAGATCAACACGCAGATGCATCTGCTCGACAATGTGTTGCGTCCGGTTCCGGTCGGCGTCATCGGCGAGATCTACATCGGCGGAACCCATGTCGCGCACGGCTACCACCAGCGTCCCGGCCTGACCGCCGAGCGCTTCGTCGCCGACCCGAACGCTGCGGGCGGTCGGCTCTACCGCTCTGGTGACCTGGCCCGCCTCAACACGGAAGGCGACATCGAGTTCGTCGGCCGCGCCGACGAGCAGGTCAAGATCCGTGGTTTCCGCATCGAACTCGGCGAGATCGCCGCAGCCATCGCGGTGGACCCGAGCGTCGGCCAGGCCGTCGTCGTGGCCAGCGACCTGCCCGGGCTCGGCAAAAGCCTCGTCGGCTACCTCACCCCGGCTGAGCGCGGAGACCTGGAATCGGTTGACGTGCAGCGGATCAAGGCCCGCGTGGCGGCCGCGCTGCCCGAGTACATGGTGCCGGCCGGCTACGTCGTACTCGACGAAATCCCGATCACCGCACACGGCAAGATCGACCGCCGCGCGCTACCCGATCCGGACATCCAGTCCCGCAACGCATTCCGGGAGCCGACCAGCGACACCGAGCGCAAGGTCGCCGGACTGTTCGCCGACCTGCTCGGCATCGATCAGGTCGGGGCCGACGACTCGTTCTTCCAACTCGGTGGGCACTCCCTGTTGGCCACCAAGCTGGTTGCCGCGATCCGGGCGCGCTGCGATGCCGAGATCGGTGTTCGTGAGGTGTTCGAGCTGGGCACCGTCGCGGAGATCGCCGCGCGCGTCGACACCGGCGCACCGCGCAACCGGCCGCCGCTGCTCGCCCTCGACCACACCGGTCCGCGCCAGATGTCGGCATCGCAACTGCGCCAATGGTTCCAGTACCGGATCGACGGCCCGGGGCCGGTCAACAACATCCCGTTCGCGGCCCGGATCACGGGCCCGTGCGACGTCGACGCCTTCGTCGCGGCACTCGGCGATCTGGTCGAGCGGCACGAGGTGCTGCGCACCACCTACACCGAAATCGACGGTGTGCCCTACCAGGTGGTGGGCGATCCGGCTCCGTTGCCGGTCCGCCGCGCCCGCGGCGCCGACGAAGAATGGCTGCAGGCCGAACTCGACAGGGAACGGCGCTACGTGTTCGATCTGGAAGCGCAGTGGCCGATCCGGGCCGCGGTGCTGTCCCTCCCCGGGCAGCATGTGCTGTCGATCATGGTGCACCACATCGCCGCCGACCACTGGTCCGCCGGCGTGCTGTTCACCGACCTCGTCACCGCGTACCGGGCGCGCCTCCAACAGCGTGCGCCCGAGTTCGCGCCGCTGCCGATCCAGTACTCGGACTACGCGGCCTGGCAGGCCACTCTGCTGTCCGACGGGTCGGGAATGCTTGCCGCACAACGCGACTACTGGCGTGGCCAGTTGTCTGAGCCGCCCGCCGATCCGGGGCTGCGGCCCGACTTCACCCGGCCGCCGGTGCTCTCCGGTGCGGGCGCGTCGGTGCCGTTCGGCATCGACTCCGACGTGCGCGCCAAACTGACCGCGCTGACCAGCGAACTCGGCATCACCGACTTCATGCTGCTGCAGTCCGCGGTCGCGGTCGCGCTCGCGAAATCGGGGGAGGGGCTCGACATTCCGCTCGGCACTCCGGTGGCCGGCCGCACCGAGGCCGAACTCGACGCTCTGGTGGGCTTTTTCATCAACATTCTGGTGCTGCGCAACGACCTGACCGGGGATCCCACCCTGCGCGAGATTCTGGTCCGCGCGCGGGACACCGCCCTGGCGGCCTACGCACACCAGGACCTGCCGTTCGACCATGTTGTCGACGCGGTCAGCCCGGCCCGGTCGTTGTCGCGCAACCCGCTGTTCGGTGTCGTGGTGCACGTGCGCGAGGACCTGCCGACGGACCACGTCATCGATTCGCGTCCGGAGGGCGACACCACATTCACCGCGTTGGAGCCGACGTTCGATGTGGCGCACGCCGACCTGTCGGTGAATTTCTTTGCCACCCAGGACAGTTACCGCGGACACCTGATCTACCGCACCGACCTGTACACGCCGGAGACCGCCCGGCGTCTCGCGGACCGCCTGGTCCGGGTGATTACCGGAATCGCCGAGAACGCCGATCAGCGGCTGCGGGAGCTGCGGGTCGACGAGGCCTTCGAAGGGCCGGCGGGCACCGACGGGGTGCTGGTGCTCGACGAGTGGCGCCAGCCCGTGGGCATCGGCGTCGTCGGCGACATCTACCAGGCGTCGGCGCCCACCGGCGAACGCGGCAGGTGGTTGGCCACCGGACAGCTCGAGCGCATCGAGGCCGTCCAGCTGCGCGCGGAACGGACGAGGACCACCGTCACCGAGTTGTCGGAGCCCGCCCGGACCGACACCGAACGGGCATTGATCGCGCTGCTGGCCGAGGTCCTCGACGCCGACGCCGAGATCGGCAGAGGCGACGACTACTTCAGCCTGGGCGGCGACAGCATCAAGGCAGTACAGCTCGCGGCCCGCGGCCGTGACGCCGGTATGAAGCTGACCGCTCGCATGGTGTTCGAATATCCGGCGGTCCACGAACTGGCTGCCGCGATCGACGCTCGGTCGTCGGCCGAAATCCACGGGGCGCAGGGTGAGGACCGCGAGCATGCGCCGATGACGGTGTCGGGCCTGTCCGCCGAAGAACTGGCCGAGCTGACCGCATCGTTCGCGACGTCGTGGACCGCATCGCAGGAGCCGCAGTGACGACACTGCAACCGGCGCCGGTCATCGAAGACGTCCTGGCCCTCAGCCCGCTGCAGCAGGGGCTGTACTCGATGGCCCAGCTCGATCAGGCGGACGACCCGTACCTGATCGCGATGTCGGCCGATATCGAGGGCGACGTCGATGCGTCGCTCCTGCGGGAGTGCGCGGCGGCGCTGTTGGGGCGCCACCCGAATCTGCGGGCCAGCTTCGTGCAGGCCGGAACGCGCACGGTACAGGTGATTCCGAATGCCGTCGACCTGCCGTGGGGGCAGCTGACGGCCGAGTCGGCCGCGCACGCCGACGACCTGGAAGCACGCGAACGGCGCCGGCCGTTCGCCCTGGAGCGTGGCCCGGCCATCCGCTTCCTGCTCATCGAAATGCCGCACCAGCGCTGGCGTTTCGCGGTCGTCGCACATCACATCGTGATCGACGGGTGGTCACTGCCGTTGCTCGTCGGCGAACTGCTCGCCCTGTACGCCGCCGGCGGTGACATCGCGGTGCTGCCCGCCGCGCCGCGCCCGTACCGCGACTACATCGGCTGGCTCGCGGCCCGCGACCCCGAGGTCAGTCGCCGGCTGTGGCGGCGACACCTGACGGGGCTCGACGGCCCGACCATGCTGGCACCGGCCCTCGGGTCCGGTGAACTCGGCGACGATCTGCCCCACACCACCGAGGTCACGGCGCCCCGAGACGAGACGCATCATCTGGTCGAGGCGGCGCGGGCCCGCGGGGTCACGGTCAACACCCTCACCCAGATGGCCTGGGCGGCAATACTTTCAGTGCTCACCGACCGGCGTGACGTCGTTTTCGGAGTCACGGTCTCGGGCCGGCCGGGCGAATTGGCCGGCGTCGAGTCGATGGTCGGATTGTTCATCAACACCGTGCCGCTGCGGATCCGGTTGGACCCGCTGCGGCGGGTCGGCGAGCAGTGCCTGGCGGTGCAGCGGGACGCCGCCGAATTGCGGGAGCACAGCTACCTGTCGCACACCGAACTCCGGTCCCTCGGCGGTGTCGGCGAACTGTTCGACAGCCTCCTCGTGTACGAGAACTTCCCGCCGGGCGGCCTGGTCGGCAGCGACGAACTCGATATCCGCGGGGCCACGTTCCGTCCCCGAGCACTACAGAGCCTGGCGCATTTCCCCATCACCGTCGCGGCGCACCTGACCGACGGCGCGCTGACCATTCTGGTCGAGACGAAAGACGGTGCCACCGGGCTGCTCTCACCAGACAGTCTCGGATGGCAGGTGCTCGAGGTGATGCAACGCCTCGTCGACTGCTGGGACCGGCCGTTGCGCGACGTCGGAATCCAGTTGGCGGCACCTGAGTTGGCGGGCTCGCCCGCGGCCGTGGAAACCGGTGGTATCCATGAGAAGTTCACCGCCACCGCGCGCCGCAAACCGGGCTCGGTGGCGCTGACGTATGACGGCGGCGCGCTGACCTTCCGCGGTCTCGACGAGGCGTCCGACCACGTTGCCGCGGAACTGAGGCGCCGCGGGGTCGAGACCGAGACGCCGGTGCCGGTGCTGCTTCGCCGGGGCCCCGACTATGTCGTCGCGATGCTTGGCGTGCTCAAGGCCGGTGGCATGATCGTGCCGCTGGATCCGTCGATGCCCGCCGACCGGATCGAGGAGATCCTGGGCCAGACCAATGCATCGATCGTTGTGGACGACGCCCTCGTGACCGCCGCGAGCAACACCGCGGTCGGCGGATTCATGCCGGAGCCAACACATCCCGGCCAGGGCGCCTACATCGTGTTCACGTCGGGTACCACCGGCAAGCCCAAGGGCGTGATCGGCACGCATGCCGCGGTGCTGTCGTACGCCGCCGACCACGCTGCTCGGGTGCTGCACCCGGCGGTGGCGAAAGCCGGTCGGCCACTTCGGGTTGCGCACGCCTGGTCGTTCACCTTCGACGCGGCGTGGCAGCCGCTGGTGGCGCTGCTGGACGGCCACGGGCTGCACATCGTCAGCGACGAGGTGCAGCGTGATGCCGAGGCCCTGGTGGCGACCATCGGCCAGTACGGCGTCGACCTGATCGACACCACTCCGTCGATGTTCACGCAGTTGCAAGCCGAAGGGCTGCTGACCACGGTGCCGCTGACCGCGCTGGCGCTGGGCGGCGAAGCTGTCGACCCGAACGCGTGGGCGGCCATCCGCGACGAATGCGATCGCACCGGCATGTCGGCCTACAACTGTTACGGCCCAACGGAAACCACGGTGGAAGCGGTCGTAGCAGCGCTCACCGAACACCGCATGCCATCCATCGGGCACCCGACCACCGCGACTCGTGCTTATGTCCTGGATGCGTGGCTGCGGCCGGTGCCCGACGGCGTCACCGGCGAGTTGTACCTGTCCGGTGGCCAGCTCACCCGGGGCTATCTGGGCCGTGCCGGTGAGACCGCCGCACGGTTTGTCGCCGACCCGTACGCGCCCGGCGCGCGGATGTACCGCACCGGCGACGTGGTGCGCCGCGATCCCGCCACCGGTGGTCTGCAGTTCCAAGGGCGCTCCGACGATCAGGTGAAGATCCGCGGTTTCCGGGTGGAACCCGGTGAGGTCGCCGCGGTGTTGCACGCTCATCCCGGGGTGCGGCATGCACATGTCACCGTCCGGCGGCATGGCAGCGGGCCGCGACTGGTCGCGTATGTCGCCGGGGTGGCATCTGCGACCGAGTTGCGGCGGATGCTGGCCTCGCGGCTGCCGAGATATCTGGTGCCGCACCACATCATCGCCGTCGACGAGATTCCGCTGACCGGCAACGGCAAGGTGGACGACGCGGCGTTGGCGGCCATCGACGCCGAATCCGGCACCGGACAGGCGGCGGGTCCGGCCACCGCCACCGAACGGGCGGTGGCGCAGTTGTTCGCCGATGTCCTCGAAGTGGCCGATCCGTCGGCACTCGACGTCGCCGCTGACTTCCTGGACCTAGGGCTGGACAGCATCGTCGCGCTGTCGGTGGTGCAGGCCGCCCGCCGTCGCGGACTCGCCGTGCGCGCCCGGATGATGCTGGACTGCGCCAGCATTCGCGAGCTGGCCGACGAGCTCGATGCCGAGAACGAATCGGCCGCGGCGGCGGCCGAGGAATCCGGCCCGGTGCCGGTGCTGCCCAATGTGCATTGGCTGTACCAATTCGGCGATGCCCGGCGACTGGCCCAGACCCAGGCTCTACGTGTGCCGGAAGCCATGACCGCCGCGCACCTGACCACGTTGTTGCACAACATCATCGCCGCGCACCCGGCCCTGCGCTGCCGCCTGGACCGGGCCACCATGACCCTGGTCGACCATCCGGTGGGGAACATCCTCACCGAGGTCACCGTGGCAGGGGACGTCGTTGCCGCGGTGGCCGAGCAGACCGATCTCGCGGTCGAGCGGCTCGACCCGGAGCAGGGACGCCTCCTGCAGGCGGTGCTGCTGCACCCGCAAGACAGTGCCGGGGAGTCCGGGGGCAAGGTGCTGGTGCTCAGTGCCCATGTGCTCGCCGTCGACCCGGCATCCTGGCGAATCATGCTCGGTGAGTTGGAAAACGGTTGGCACGCACTGACCGCCGGCGCCGAGCCGGCCGTGATCCGCGAACACACGAGCTATCGGACGTGGTCCCGGTTGGTTGCCGAGCGCGCGCAGCACCTCGACACCGTGGACTTCTGGGAGGCGCAGGTCGCCGGCCCCGACCCGCAGCTCGGCAATCGTCGGGTGAACGCCGAGATCGATTGTGCCGCAGACGTGGTGGTGTCCATGGGGTTGATCGACCCGGAACTGACCGGGCGGGTGCTCTCGGCCGGCCGGCGGATCACCGATGTGCTGGCTGCCGCGACTGCCCGCACCGTCACTCGTTGGCGGCGGCGCCGTGGACAGGACACCCCGGCTCCGCTGCTGGCACTGGAGACCTACGGTCGCGCCGACACCGTGCTGTCGGATCAGGCTGATACCGGAGAAACCGTCGGTCTGTTCAGTGCCATTTACCCGCTGCGGCTCAGTTCCGAAGGGCCCCAACAGGTCAGCGCCGAGATCGCCGCGGTGCCTGGCCACGGCATCGACTTCGGGCTGCTGCGTTATCTGCGCACGGACACCGCGGCGCGGCTGGCCGCGTACCCGGAACCCCAGGTATTGCTGAACTACCTGGGCCGGGTGCACCTCGGCGCGAGCGGTGATGCGCTGCAACTCGACGGGGCGCTACTGGCCGGCGCGTCACCGGTGCCCGAACCGAACTACGCGGTGCATCACGAGCTGACCTTGCTGGCCGGAATCATCGACCATGGCGGCACCGCGGCGCTCGGTGTCCAATGGCGCACGGTGCCAGACATTCTCAGTGCAGACGATATTGCCGAATTGCAACAGCTGTGGGAATCGCAGCTCAGGGAAGTGGTGAAATGACGACCAGCGAGGAGCCGGAGGCGGATCGCGCATGACTGAGACGCGAAACACATTGGCCGTCATCGGCGCCGGTGCCAAGGCAGTCGCCGTGGCCGCCAAGGCCGCTGAACTTCGCGCGATGGGCGTGGACGCGCCCGAGGTCATCGCGGTGGAACGCCTTGGTGTCGGCGCCAACTGGCAGGCCGCCGGTGGCTGGACCGATGGTCGGCACCGGCTGGGCACCGGTCCGGAGAAGGACGTCGGTTTCCCGTACCGGTCCGCACTCGTACCGCGGCGCAACGTCGAACTCGACGAACGGATGATGCGGCACAGTTGGCAGTCCTACCTGATCTCGACGGGGCAGTTCGCCGAATGGATCGACCGCGGCCGGCCCGCACCGACCCACCGGCGCTGGAGCCGTTATCTGGCGTGGGTGGCGGAAAGCGTTGCCATGCAGGTGATCACGGGTGAGGTCACGCAGCTGTCGGTGGACGGCGACCAGTGGGTGCTGCACTGCCGCGATCAGCAGGTGCGTGCCGAGGGCGTGATGATCACCGGGCCCGGACAGGCAGAGCGTTCCATCCTGCCGGGGCACCCGCGGGTGCTGTCGATCGCCCAATTCTGGCATCGGGTCGCCCAGGACGAGCGCATCAACGCCGAGCGGGTCGCCGTCATCGGCGGCGGCGAGACCGCCGCGACGATGCTCGACGAGTTGTTCTCGCACCGGGTTTCGACCATCACCGTGATCTCGCCGGGGGTCACCCTGTTCACCCGCGGCGAGGGGTACTTCGAGAACACCCTGTTCTCCGACCCGACAGGCTGGGCCGGCCTCAGCATCTCCGAGCGCCGAGATGCCATGGCCCGCACCGACCGTGGCGTGTTCTCCGCGCGGGTCCAGGACTCGCTGCTGGCCGACGACCGCATCCGGCACCTGCGCGGCCGCGTCGCCCATGCCGTGCCCCAGCAGGACCGAGTCCGGTTGACCCTGCAGACCGAGCGCGACTCCGGCTGCCTGGAGACGGTGCACGGCTTCGACCTGGTGATCGACGGCTCCGGTGCGGACGCCATGTGGTTCGTGCCGCTGCTCAGCCAGGACGCGTTGGACGTGCTGGAGCTCGGTATCGGTGCGCCGCTGTCGTCCGACGCGCTGCAGCAATCCATCGGCTACGACCTCGCGGTGGCGGGCGTTGTGCCGAAGCTGTTCCTGCCCAGCCTGTCCTGGCTCACCCAGGGACCGGGTTTCCCCAACCTCAGCTGTCTCGGTCTGCTCAGTGACCGCGTGCTGGGTGCCGAACTGTCCACCCAATCCGCGAGGAGATGCGATGAGCAGCAATCCGTTCGATGACGAGAACGGTGCGTTCTATGTCCTGATCAACGACGAAGAGCAGCACAGCCTGTGGCCGGTGTTCGCCGACGTGCCCGCCGGTTGGCGGGTCGTGTTCGGCGAGAGCGCGCGCGCGGACTGCCTGGCCTACGTCGAGGAAACCTGGACCGACATCCGGCCCAAGACGCTCCGGGACACCCTGGCCGGCTGAGTACCTCGAGCGTGCGGGATTACGCGGGAATCGCGACGATTTCCCGCGCCAGGTCCCACGCTCGACGGCCCGAGTAGAGTCGCGATGGCCAACGCTGACCAGGGGGAGTGCAGCAATGACGTATCCGGATCCTCGGTATCCGCAGCAACAACCGCCACCGGGGCCGTATCCGACAGGGCCGAATCCGCCCGGCGGCTACCCCAACCAGCAGCAGCCGTACCCCTACGCGCAGCCGGGGTACCAGCAGCCTGTTTATCAGCAGCCGGGTTACCAGCAGCCCTACGGTTATCCACAGCCCTATGGCTACCAACCGCCGCAGCCCCAGCCCCGAAGCGACGGCAATTCCGCGGGTTGGCACGCCGCGAGCATGGTGATAGCTACGTTGTTTCGCGGCACCTACGGCCTTGGCGGCAGTGCCCGTAACCGCGTCGTCACCGCGCTGATGTGTATGGGTATCGGGCTCGTCGCGT includes these proteins:
- a CDS encoding non-ribosomal peptide synthetase gives rise to the protein MTETDIRALRTRGADVAEEARLELLRRKLAERGLQSQDHTQPPDGTPVAPVLSDGQRRMWFVQNAEPSGALLNVCVSFALTGNLDHQRLQDAVNAVAVRHPVLRTTYRADATGEPGLTVHDQLAPGWSTHDLSELSEASRALRLEVLAQREFGTPFQLDTESPLRISLIRTAADQHIMLLTAHHIAWDDASWQVFFSDLTRAYEGEQLAAVIPAPVPADDHTEALEYWRCVLADPPEPLELPGPHGSQVPTVYRAQRVSRRLDAETVARVSELARQTGATPYTVLLAAFGTLLHRYTHADDVLVATPVLNRSGGTEDALGYYGNTVALRLRPESRGSFRDFVTQAKDTTHGAFAHQQINLDRVVRELNPDRRHGVERLARVSFGAREADGRGFCPSGITCRRAEYRGHQTQLPLGFMIEFDDDGALVEAEYLTEILDATVADQLLRHYVVLLESALADPSMALAELKLMDDRDADWLRQMATGEQLSTPDTTLAALIEAQAERTPDSVAVAYEGRYYTYRELNAGANRLAHWLIGHGIGTEDRVAVLLDKSPELVITALAVVKAGGVYLPVDPTYPEDRLAFILGDCDPKLVIREPITDLAGQRDDNPTDADRVRPLTAGNTAYLIYTSGSTGLPKGVPVPHRPVAEYFVWFVDEYQIDADERLLQVASPSFDVSIAEVFGMLACGARLVIPRPGGLNDIGYLTELLRTEGITSMHFVPSLLGLFLSLPGVNEWRSLKRVPIGGEALPGEIADKFHATFDALLHNFYGPTETVINASRYRVEGKQGTRIVPIGKPKINTQMHLLDNVLRPVPVGVIGEIYIGGTHVAHGYHQRPGLTAERFVADPNAAGGRLYRSGDLARLNTEGDIEFVGRADEQVKIRGFRIELGEIAAAIAVDPSVGQAVVVASDLPGLGKSLVGYLTPAERGDLESVDVQRIKARVAAALPEYMVPAGYVVLDEIPITAHGKIDRRALPDPDIQSRNAFREPTSDTERKVAGLFADLLGIDQVGADDSFFQLGGHSLLATKLVAAIRARCDAEIGVREVFELGTVAEIAARVDTGAPRNRPPLLALDHTGPRQMSASQLRQWFQYRIDGPGPVNNIPFAARITGPCDVDAFVAALGDLVERHEVLRTTYTEIDGVPYQVVGDPAPLPVRRARGADEEWLQAELDRERRYVFDLEAQWPIRAAVLSLPGQHVLSIMVHHIAADHWSAGVLFTDLVTAYRARLQQRAPEFAPLPIQYSDYAAWQATLLSDGSGMLAAQRDYWRGQLSEPPADPGLRPDFTRPPVLSGAGASVPFGIDSDVRAKLTALTSELGITDFMLLQSAVAVALAKSGEGLDIPLGTPVAGRTEAELDALVGFFINILVLRNDLTGDPTLREILVRARDTALAAYAHQDLPFDHVVDAVSPARSLSRNPLFGVVVHVREDLPTDHVIDSRPEGDTTFTALEPTFDVAHADLSVNFFATQDSYRGHLIYRTDLYTPETARRLADRLVRVITGIAENADQRLRELRVDEAFEGPAGTDGVLVLDEWRQPVGIGVVGDIYQASAPTGERGRWLATGQLERIEAVQLRAERTRTTVTELSEPARTDTERALIALLAEVLDADAEIGRGDDYFSLGGDSIKAVQLAARGRDAGMKLTARMVFEYPAVHELAAAIDARSSAEIHGAQGEDREHAPMTVSGLSAEELAELTASFATSWTASQEPQ
- a CDS encoding non-ribosomal peptide synthetase, encoding MTTLQPAPVIEDVLALSPLQQGLYSMAQLDQADDPYLIAMSADIEGDVDASLLRECAAALLGRHPNLRASFVQAGTRTVQVIPNAVDLPWGQLTAESAAHADDLEARERRRPFALERGPAIRFLLIEMPHQRWRFAVVAHHIVIDGWSLPLLVGELLALYAAGGDIAVLPAAPRPYRDYIGWLAARDPEVSRRLWRRHLTGLDGPTMLAPALGSGELGDDLPHTTEVTAPRDETHHLVEAARARGVTVNTLTQMAWAAILSVLTDRRDVVFGVTVSGRPGELAGVESMVGLFINTVPLRIRLDPLRRVGEQCLAVQRDAAELREHSYLSHTELRSLGGVGELFDSLLVYENFPPGGLVGSDELDIRGATFRPRALQSLAHFPITVAAHLTDGALTILVETKDGATGLLSPDSLGWQVLEVMQRLVDCWDRPLRDVGIQLAAPELAGSPAAVETGGIHEKFTATARRKPGSVALTYDGGALTFRGLDEASDHVAAELRRRGVETETPVPVLLRRGPDYVVAMLGVLKAGGMIVPLDPSMPADRIEEILGQTNASIVVDDALVTAASNTAVGGFMPEPTHPGQGAYIVFTSGTTGKPKGVIGTHAAVLSYAADHAARVLHPAVAKAGRPLRVAHAWSFTFDAAWQPLVALLDGHGLHIVSDEVQRDAEALVATIGQYGVDLIDTTPSMFTQLQAEGLLTTVPLTALALGGEAVDPNAWAAIRDECDRTGMSAYNCYGPTETTVEAVVAALTEHRMPSIGHPTTATRAYVLDAWLRPVPDGVTGELYLSGGQLTRGYLGRAGETAARFVADPYAPGARMYRTGDVVRRDPATGGLQFQGRSDDQVKIRGFRVEPGEVAAVLHAHPGVRHAHVTVRRHGSGPRLVAYVAGVASATELRRMLASRLPRYLVPHHIIAVDEIPLTGNGKVDDAALAAIDAESGTGQAAGPATATERAVAQLFADVLEVADPSALDVAADFLDLGLDSIVALSVVQAARRRGLAVRARMMLDCASIRELADELDAENESAAAAAEESGPVPVLPNVHWLYQFGDARRLAQTQALRVPEAMTAAHLTTLLHNIIAAHPALRCRLDRATMTLVDHPVGNILTEVTVAGDVVAAVAEQTDLAVERLDPEQGRLLQAVLLHPQDSAGESGGKVLVLSAHVLAVDPASWRIMLGELENGWHALTAGAEPAVIREHTSYRTWSRLVAERAQHLDTVDFWEAQVAGPDPQLGNRRVNAEIDCAADVVVSMGLIDPELTGRVLSAGRRITDVLAAATARTVTRWRRRRGQDTPAPLLALETYGRADTVLSDQADTGETVGLFSAIYPLRLSSEGPQQVSAEIAAVPGHGIDFGLLRYLRTDTAARLAAYPEPQVLLNYLGRVHLGASGDALQLDGALLAGASPVPEPNYAVHHELTLLAGIIDHGGTAALGVQWRTVPDILSADDIAELQQLWESQLREVVK
- the mbtG gene encoding NADPH-dependent L-lysine N(6)-monooxygenase MbtG; this translates as MTETRNTLAVIGAGAKAVAVAAKAAELRAMGVDAPEVIAVERLGVGANWQAAGGWTDGRHRLGTGPEKDVGFPYRSALVPRRNVELDERMMRHSWQSYLISTGQFAEWIDRGRPAPTHRRWSRYLAWVAESVAMQVITGEVTQLSVDGDQWVLHCRDQQVRAEGVMITGPGQAERSILPGHPRVLSIAQFWHRVAQDERINAERVAVIGGGETAATMLDELFSHRVSTITVISPGVTLFTRGEGYFENTLFSDPTGWAGLSISERRDAMARTDRGVFSARVQDSLLADDRIRHLRGRVAHAVPQQDRVRLTLQTERDSGCLETVHGFDLVIDGSGADAMWFVPLLSQDALDVLELGIGAPLSSDALQQSIGYDLAVAGVVPKLFLPSLSWLTQGPGFPNLSCLGLLSDRVLGAELSTQSARRCDEQQSVR
- a CDS encoding MbtH family protein, giving the protein MSSNPFDDENGAFYVLINDEEQHSLWPVFADVPAGWRVVFGESARADCLAYVEETWTDIRPKTLRDTLAG